The following coding sequences are from one Arcobacter nitrofigilis DSM 7299 window:
- a CDS encoding iron-containing alcohol dehydrogenase, with product MQFSYINPTQIEFGQGKISKISELIPKEYRVLFLYGGGSIKKNGVYNQVKDALNNHTWFEFAGVEANPKKETLDKAISYARENKVDFVLAVGGGSVIDGAKYVANAFYYDGDAWDLLDGKFTPTKALKIGAVLTLAATGSESNSGSVVTKGETKEKRFFHSPFSYPQFSILDPDVLKSLGERQLVNGVVDAFVHTCEQYLTQPHGALAQDYYAEGLLRGLTELANTFETRDDLWYANLMWLANQALNGLIGLGVPQDWATHFIGHELSGLYGIDHARTLAIIQPNLLTILADEKKDKLLQMGKNVFKLDTNNPLEVVEKIRTLYSSLNIDLKISSYTEDKDIIEKVTSLLEKHGFTEFGDRGTVNKEVVIKILEKSI from the coding sequence GATACCAAAAGAATATAGAGTTTTATTTCTTTATGGTGGTGGAAGTATTAAAAAAAATGGTGTTTACAATCAAGTAAAAGATGCACTTAATAATCATACTTGGTTTGAATTTGCTGGAGTTGAAGCAAATCCTAAAAAAGAGACTTTAGATAAAGCTATTTCTTATGCTAGGGAAAACAAAGTAGATTTTGTTTTAGCAGTTGGTGGTGGTTCTGTTATTGATGGTGCTAAATATGTGGCAAATGCTTTTTATTATGATGGTGATGCTTGGGATTTACTTGATGGTAAATTTACTCCTACAAAAGCATTAAAAATAGGTGCAGTTTTAACTTTAGCAGCAACAGGAAGTGAATCAAATTCAGGTTCTGTTGTTACAAAAGGTGAGACTAAAGAAAAAAGATTTTTTCATTCACCATTTTCTTATCCTCAATTTTCGATTTTGGATCCAGATGTTTTAAAAAGTTTAGGTGAAAGACAACTTGTAAATGGTGTAGTTGATGCTTTTGTTCACACTTGTGAACAATATTTAACACAACCCCATGGAGCTTTGGCACAGGATTATTATGCGGAGGGACTATTAAGAGGTTTGACTGAACTTGCAAATACATTTGAAACTAGAGATGACCTTTGGTATGCAAATCTTATGTGGCTTGCTAATCAAGCTTTAAATGGACTTATTGGTCTTGGTGTTCCTCAAGATTGGGCAACACACTTTATTGGACATGAATTAAGTGGATTATATGGGATTGACCATGCAAGAACTTTAGCAATTATTCAACCAAATTTACTTACAATACTAGCCGATGAGAAAAAAGATAAACTTTTACAAATGGGAAAAAATGTATTTAAACTAGATACAAATAATCCTTTAGAAGTAGTTGAGAAAATAAGAACTTTATATTCATCATTAAACATAGATTTAAAAATCTCTTCATACACTGAGGATAAAGATATTATAGAAAAAGTAACATCACTTCTAGAAAAGCATGGCTTTACAGAGTTTGGTGATAGAGGTACAGTGAATAAAGAAGTTGTAATTAAAATATTAGAAAAATCAATTTAA